One Curtobacterium sp. MCLR17_007 DNA window includes the following coding sequences:
- the ligA gene encoding NAD-dependent DNA ligase LigA produces the protein MSETDATFETIDPAELDAAQAAREVERLRARANELRDDYYEGNGSPVSDADYDGMMHRLDAIERRFPELLTPDSPTQTVGGRAETTQFAPVEHAERMLSLDNVFSPDELAEWAAKVQRDAGTERVRFLTELKIDGLAINLRYEHGRLVSAATRGDGVVGEDVTGNVRTMGTIPDRLSGTGHPPLVEVRGEIFFPVEQFDELNAKQRDAGERVFANPRNAAAGSLRQKEEGKSPAKRELMVDRLRRLRMLVHGIGAWPVPELERDTEARSQSQVYELLHSWGLPTGTHHRVFDTIDEVLGFVKDYGERRASVEHQIDGIVIKVDDLGLHEELGSTSRAPRWAIAYKYPPEEVHTKLVDIVVSVGRTGRATPFAVMAPAEVAGSVVRQATLHNQQVVRAKGVLIGDTVVLRKAGDVIPEVLGPVVELRDGSEREFVMPTECPECGTTLAPAKEGDIDLRCPNAKSCPAQVRGRVEHIASRGSLDIEGLGEVAAAALTQPLHPEVPPLETEAGLFDLTMQDIVPIEVVVRDAETGMQKTDESGTPKRVTPFSRARKKTDPAFDPDARGADYTGEPGRYPSKNAFEMLANIDAAKTSPLWRILVGLSIRHVGPVAARALANHFGSLDAIRSASRDELAAVDGVGGIIADALLDWFEVDWHRDVIDRWTAAGVQFSTPGHPGPGAATTEGGVLSGVTVVATGSLEGYTREGALEAIIAAGGKAASSVSKKTHFVAAGPGAGSKLTKAEQLGLRIIDAEQFHVLVTEGPGALPEAVEPDAADSPAAVEPDAADSPAAAEPVRAD, from the coding sequence ATGAGCGAGACCGACGCCACGTTCGAGACCATCGACCCCGCCGAGCTCGACGCAGCCCAGGCGGCGCGCGAGGTCGAACGGCTCCGTGCGCGGGCGAACGAACTGCGTGACGACTACTACGAGGGCAACGGCTCGCCGGTCTCCGACGCCGACTACGACGGCATGATGCACCGGCTCGACGCGATCGAGCGACGCTTCCCTGAGCTCCTGACCCCGGACAGCCCGACGCAGACGGTCGGTGGCCGCGCCGAGACGACGCAGTTCGCCCCGGTCGAGCACGCCGAGCGCATGCTCAGCCTCGACAACGTCTTCTCGCCGGACGAACTCGCCGAGTGGGCGGCCAAGGTCCAGCGCGACGCCGGCACCGAGCGCGTCCGGTTCCTCACCGAGCTCAAGATCGACGGTCTCGCGATCAACCTGCGCTACGAGCACGGTCGGTTGGTCAGCGCCGCCACGCGCGGCGACGGCGTCGTGGGCGAGGACGTCACCGGCAACGTCCGGACCATGGGCACCATCCCCGACCGGCTGTCCGGCACCGGCCACCCGCCCCTGGTCGAGGTCCGCGGCGAGATCTTCTTCCCGGTCGAGCAATTCGACGAGCTCAACGCCAAGCAGCGTGACGCGGGGGAGCGCGTGTTCGCCAACCCCCGGAACGCCGCTGCCGGGTCGTTGCGGCAGAAGGAAGAGGGCAAGTCACCCGCCAAGCGCGAGCTCATGGTCGACCGACTGCGACGGCTCCGCATGCTCGTGCACGGCATCGGCGCGTGGCCGGTGCCCGAACTCGAGCGCGACACCGAGGCCCGCTCGCAGTCCCAGGTCTACGAGCTGCTGCACTCGTGGGGGCTGCCGACGGGCACGCATCACCGGGTGTTCGACACCATCGACGAGGTCCTCGGCTTCGTCAAGGACTACGGCGAACGTCGGGCGTCGGTCGAGCACCAGATCGACGGCATCGTCATCAAGGTCGACGACCTCGGACTGCACGAAGAACTCGGCTCGACGTCGCGGGCTCCGCGGTGGGCGATCGCCTACAAGTACCCGCCGGAAGAAGTGCACACGAAGCTCGTCGACATCGTCGTCAGCGTCGGACGCACGGGCCGCGCGACGCCGTTCGCCGTGATGGCACCGGCCGAGGTCGCCGGCTCCGTCGTGCGTCAGGCCACCCTGCACAACCAGCAGGTCGTCCGGGCCAAGGGCGTCCTCATCGGCGACACCGTCGTGCTGCGCAAGGCGGGCGACGTCATCCCCGAGGTGCTCGGCCCGGTCGTCGAGCTCCGCGACGGCTCCGAGCGCGAGTTCGTCATGCCGACCGAGTGCCCCGAGTGCGGCACCACGCTCGCCCCGGCGAAAGAGGGAGACATCGACCTGCGCTGCCCGAACGCCAAGAGCTGCCCGGCGCAGGTGCGCGGTCGTGTCGAGCACATCGCATCGCGTGGCTCGCTCGACATCGAGGGACTCGGCGAGGTCGCTGCGGCGGCCCTGACGCAGCCGCTCCACCCCGAGGTCCCGCCGCTCGAGACCGAGGCGGGCCTGTTCGACCTGACGATGCAGGACATCGTGCCGATCGAGGTGGTCGTCCGCGACGCCGAGACCGGCATGCAGAAGACCGACGAATCGGGGACGCCCAAGCGCGTCACACCGTTCAGCCGTGCCCGCAAGAAGACCGACCCGGCGTTCGACCCCGACGCACGTGGCGCGGACTACACCGGCGAACCCGGCCGCTACCCGTCCAAGAACGCGTTCGAGATGCTCGCGAACATCGACGCTGCCAAGACCTCGCCGCTGTGGCGGATCCTGGTCGGCCTGAGCATCCGCCACGTCGGTCCCGTCGCTGCCCGTGCCCTGGCGAACCACTTCGGGTCGCTCGACGCCATCCGGTCGGCGTCGCGGGACGAACTCGCCGCGGTCGACGGCGTCGGCGGCATCATCGCCGATGCGCTCCTGGACTGGTTCGAGGTCGACTGGCACCGCGACGTGATCGACCGGTGGACGGCCGCGGGCGTGCAGTTCAGCACGCCCGGACACCCGGGGCCGGGGGCTGCCACGACCGAGGGCGGCGTCCTCAGCGGGGTCACCGTCGTCGCGACGGGCTCCCTCGAGGGCTACACGCGAGAGGGCGCGCTCGAGGCGATCATCGCAGCGGGCGGCAAGGCCGCGTCGAGCGTCAGCAAGAAGACGCACTTCGTCGCCGCCGGTCCCGGCGCCGGGTCGAAGCTCACGAAGGCGGAGCAGCTCGGCCTGCGGATCATCGACGCGGAGCAGTTCCACGTGCTCGTCACCGAAGGCCCCGGCGCGCTGCCCGAGGCTGTCGAGCCGGATGCAGCCGACTCGCCCGCAGCCGTCGAGCCGGATGCAGCCGACTCGCCAGC
- a CDS encoding MFS transporter, giving the protein MARTGNDSFDFRAVLLSGFLPAALFAIGEGAIIPIIPIAANSLGASLAIAGFVASLILVGELIGDVPSGVVVARIGERNAMIGAALVSMVGLVVCTVAPNPVVLAVGVFLVGLSTAVFALARHAYMTTAIPIHIRARALSSLGGVFRFGYFVGPFLAAGVIHLTGTTQSAFWIHIVCCLAAAVTLLVLRDPATGVRGLRRPSRASRPDGDTVGDATDTGAILVQQESHGLFRTIRQNRSVLLRLGSGAGLIGAMRAGRQVILPLWAVSVGMDDATAALVIGIAGAVDFALFYTSGQIMDRWGRLASALPCMLGLSISYFLLAWSGHLDARVGWFVGIAVGMSLANGVGSGILMTLGADLAPRGNPAPFLGAWRFTGDFGQAAAPLLISGITAVASIAIASGVMGVLGLIGAGVLLRYVPRYLPRRLR; this is encoded by the coding sequence ATGGCCAGGACCGGGAACGACTCATTCGACTTCCGAGCCGTGCTGCTGTCCGGCTTCCTCCCCGCGGCCCTGTTCGCGATCGGTGAGGGCGCGATCATCCCGATCATCCCGATCGCGGCGAACTCGCTCGGCGCGAGCCTGGCGATCGCCGGGTTCGTCGCGTCGCTGATCCTCGTCGGCGAGCTCATCGGCGACGTGCCGTCGGGGGTCGTCGTCGCGCGGATCGGCGAGCGCAACGCGATGATCGGCGCCGCGCTCGTGTCGATGGTCGGGCTCGTCGTCTGCACCGTGGCACCGAACCCCGTCGTGCTGGCGGTCGGCGTCTTCCTGGTCGGACTCTCCACGGCGGTGTTCGCCCTCGCTCGACACGCGTACATGACCACCGCGATCCCGATCCACATCCGGGCCCGGGCGCTCTCCAGCCTGGGCGGGGTCTTCCGCTTCGGCTACTTCGTCGGCCCCTTCCTCGCCGCCGGGGTGATCCACCTGACCGGCACCACGCAGAGCGCCTTCTGGATCCACATCGTCTGCTGCCTGGCGGCGGCGGTGACCCTGCTCGTGCTGCGCGACCCCGCGACGGGCGTGCGCGGTCTGCGGCGGCCGAGCCGGGCCTCCCGTCCGGACGGCGACACCGTCGGCGACGCGACCGACACCGGCGCGATCCTGGTGCAGCAGGAGTCGCACGGGCTGTTCCGCACCATCCGTCAGAACCGCAGCGTGCTGCTGCGCCTCGGCAGCGGTGCCGGCCTGATCGGCGCGATGCGTGCGGGGCGCCAGGTGATCCTGCCGCTCTGGGCCGTCAGCGTCGGGATGGACGACGCGACCGCCGCCCTGGTGATCGGCATCGCCGGGGCGGTCGACTTCGCGCTCTTCTACACGAGCGGCCAGATCATGGACCGGTGGGGACGTCTCGCGAGCGCCCTGCCCTGCATGCTCGGACTCAGCATCAGCTACTTCCTCCTCGCATGGAGTGGCCACCTCGACGCCCGCGTGGGGTGGTTCGTCGGGATCGCGGTGGGCATGTCGCTGGCGAACGGCGTCGGCTCCGGCATCCTGATGACCCTCGGCGCGGACCTCGCACCGCGCGGGAACCCGGCCCCGTTCCTCGGCGCCTGGCGGTTCACCGGCGACTTCGGTCAGGCCGCCGCACCGCTCCTGATCTCGGGCATCACCGCGGTGGCCTCGATCGCGATCGCGAGCGGCGTGATGGGCGTGCTCGGGCTCATCGGCGCCGGAGTGCTGCTGCGCTACGTCCCCCGGTACCTCCCCCGTCGGCTGCGCTGA
- the mnmA gene encoding tRNA 2-thiouridine(34) synthase MnmA: MRVLAAMSGGVDSAVAAARAVDAGHDVVGVHLALSRMPGTLRTGSRGCCTIEDSMDAQRAASALGIPYYVWDFSARFKEDVVDDFVAEYQAGRTPNPCMRCNERIKFAALLEKALALGFDAVCTGHYASIVTTDDGSRELHRSAAWAKDQSYVLGVLTAEQLQHAMFPLGATPSKDEVRAEAAARGLTVAQKPDSYDICFIPDGDTRGWLADRVGTAPGDVVERDGTVVGSHEGATGYTVGQRRGLALGRPAPDGKPRFVLEIRPKDNTVVVGPKEALAVTSMSGARFTWAGAAPTDPATPFVCDVQIRAHADPVPATARVADGVLVIDVDEPLHGVAPGQTAVVYVGTRVLGQCTIDDTVSAVPVDA, from the coding sequence ATGCGAGTTCTGGCGGCGATGAGCGGTGGTGTCGACTCGGCGGTGGCTGCCGCCAGGGCGGTCGACGCCGGTCACGACGTGGTCGGGGTCCACCTGGCGCTGAGTCGGATGCCCGGCACGCTCAGGACGGGCAGCCGTGGGTGCTGCACCATCGAGGACTCGATGGACGCCCAGCGTGCTGCCTCGGCGCTCGGCATCCCGTACTACGTGTGGGACTTCTCGGCGCGCTTCAAGGAGGACGTCGTCGACGACTTCGTGGCCGAGTACCAGGCCGGTCGCACGCCGAACCCCTGCATGCGCTGCAACGAGCGGATCAAGTTCGCCGCCCTGCTCGAGAAGGCCCTGGCGCTCGGGTTCGACGCCGTCTGCACCGGGCACTACGCCTCGATCGTCACGACTGACGACGGCTCCCGCGAGCTGCACCGGTCGGCCGCGTGGGCGAAGGACCAGTCGTACGTGCTCGGGGTGCTCACCGCCGAGCAGCTCCAGCACGCGATGTTCCCGCTCGGTGCCACCCCGTCCAAGGACGAGGTCCGGGCCGAGGCCGCCGCGCGCGGGCTCACCGTGGCGCAGAAGCCCGACTCCTACGACATCTGCTTCATCCCCGACGGCGACACCCGCGGTTGGCTCGCCGACCGCGTCGGGACCGCCCCGGGCGACGTCGTGGAGCGCGACGGCACCGTGGTGGGGTCGCACGAGGGCGCGACCGGCTACACCGTCGGACAGCGTCGCGGACTGGCGCTCGGCCGACCGGCACCCGACGGCAAGCCGCGGTTCGTGCTCGAGATCCGCCCGAAGGACAACACCGTCGTCGTCGGCCCGAAGGAAGCCCTCGCCGTCACGTCGATGTCCGGTGCGCGGTTCACCTGGGCCGGAGCCGCTCCGACCGACCCGGCGACGCCCTTCGTGTGCGACGTGCAGATCCGGGCGCACGCCGACCCGGTCCCCGCGACGGCCCGGGTGGCCGACGGGGTGCTGGTGATCGACGTCGACGAGCCCCTGCACGGGGTCGCGCCCGGACAGACCGCGGTCGTGTACGTCGGCACGCGCGTGCTCGGCCAGTGCACGATCGACGACACCGTCAGCGCGGTGCCCGTCGACGCCTGA